The nucleotide sequence TGCCCTCAGGGGTCCAGGggttactctgacattccaagggtttattatcttaggtgcaaaaagacaacagacaggctcacttcagGTAAAGACTTACCTTTATCAAGGAATCTACAGgtcaaggatgtgacttcccaccatggcccacctttacatagttaggaatttttatgttcggACCATCCTCTTTTGgtcttttggtctctgagtttgtaaggcccaTTGTGTTGGCCttccctgagcttgtcaggtttaacacgTGGCCCCTTTTCAATACAGTATAAATACACGTAACATACAAAATACGTTTTGACCGACTATTCGTGTTATCAGAAAGGCTTCTGGTCAATAGCCGGCTATAAGTCTTAAATCTGGGGTGAGTCAAACATTATTCATGGATTTCCAACTGTGCTGGGGTACAGGGCCTTAAGCCTGGTGCTGTTCAAGGGTCCACTATACCCTGGACATAGTCCTCTGGCACTGAAATCATGGAAGCTCTCAATCAGTCCAAATGTGTCACTTCCCTTCCATTGTTTGCTCTTTTGACTCTTGGATGAGGAACCTACCATGAGGTCTTAAAATATTCCCCTGTGTCGTTTTCTAAAGGTTTTACTGCTGATTGCAAGCCTTCAGGCCACCTGGacgaaggctttctggaggattTGAAGGAAGGATTGATTCTAGTTCCATGTTCTCTTGTGGAGAAGGGGCTGGCCAGTGCCGTGTGTCACATGGGTCCCCCTGCCCTGATGTCACCGCTGGCATCTCTGTTCACCCAGCCACGACATGCATCTGAGAGTGCTGGGGTCTGTCTTCAGCCCAGGGAAGAAAGTCTccctcttcctgcttctttccctGGAGCTCTTTGGTCTTCCACGGAAATTTTGGAACAAGCTTCCCAAATTCCTTGAAAACCTCTGTTGGGAGTTTAATTATGgttacattgaatctatacacCAATTGGAGAAAGCGAGCATCTTTAAAACATCAAGCATTTTGTCCAAAACCATGGTTTACTTCTCTATTTGCTTAGGCTTTCTTGTAGGTCTTTCAAAAACTTTTTAGATAATTTTCTCCTTAAAGGTCTTGCGTATTTTTTATTGGATTTAGTACTTGGTGCATAATATTTGAcggttttaaattacattttttaaggaGTTTTTTTTGCTGGCCTATAGAAATTCAATGggtttttttgtattctttttgtaATCACAACCTTGTTAAACTCTTAATAATTCTAATACTTTgtcagtaacatttttttttttttaaagattttattggggaaggggaacaggactttattggggaacagtttgtacttccaggactttttttttttttccaagtcaagttgttgttctttcagtcttagttgtggagggcgcagctcagctccaggtccagttaccgttgctagttgcagggggcacagcccaccatctcttgcgggagtcgaaccggcaaccttgtggttcagaggatgtgctccaaccaactgagccatctgggaggcagctcagctcaaggtgccgtgttcaatcttagttgcagggggcagagcccaccatcccttgcgggactcgaggagtttaactggcaaccttgtggttgagagcccactggcccatgtgggaatcgaaccggcagccttcggagttaggagcatggagctctaaccacctgagccaccgggccggccctgtcaGTAAAATTTTGAATAGCATTGCCCATGACAGGCATTATTGTTTTCGTCTTGATCATAAAAAAAGAGTACTTTCAACATTTCATCATTAACCATGTTTGCTGAAGACTTCTTGGTGAATGTTTAGTTAACTAAAATTTCTTAAACGTGAATTAACATTGAGTATTATTGAATGCGTTTCTGCATCTCTTGCAGTCAGTTTCcttctttaatctgttaatgtcATGAATtacaccaaattttaaaaatattaaagtaatgtTGCCTTGGGATTCACCCAAGTTGGACAAATTTCTCACTTTACACGCTGCTAGAATGCGATTAAtctgtatttttccattcttgTAAAAATCTCAGTTCAGTTTTGAGTTCAAGGTGATAAAGTCAAGGTCataacatttttctctgaaaattttgCAGAGTATTTGGATTACCTGTTCCTGGAGTCACAGACGACTTGCATGCGAGAGCAGCTGGGCCTGGCGTGCTTGCGGTAAGGTTCTAACCACTACTTCAATTTCTTCCGCAGTTGGAGTGTTAGGTAGGAATTTCTTCTGCCTCTTGAGttcattctgtatttttctaggaattctTCTCTTCCAATGGATGGACATCATCTTGTTTAAAATATCCTGTTAGCGGCTGCTTCGCTCCTGCAGCATATGCCatcatttcccttttttgttcCTAAGGTCATTTATTTCGGCCTTCATCACTTTAATTCGATTTAATTAGTGAGGCCTAATCCAGCCAGATGTTTATGTGCTTCGTTAGTTTCTCTCCAAGGTTTGGCCATTATCAGTGATTTCTGTGATCCATGTTTGTTTTGTGGTTCACTGCTTACTCTCTAATCtttattgttctttctcaaaCGTAACTCTATGCGAGCAGgacttttgtgtctgttttgttcagcTGTTCCCTGTGTCAGGTAAgtagtatgtgctcagtaaatacatcCTCATGtcctttattataatttcttccaCGTTCTTTGTCTTTATTCTGCTATTTCTTGTCCCACTTCTGAAGTTCAATGCTGACTTAGGTCCTCCTTCAGGGCTTTCTTTGTTCCTCTTGTAAGTGTTTGTTTCCCTCTTATCACTGCTGTCAGTGCTTGCTCTTTTTGTTCCCATTTAGGTAATGTTGTTCGTTTTCCTTGTGAATTCTTATTTGTCACATGAGTTGTTTAGATGTGTGGGTTTTAATATCCCAAAATCTGGGCTTTCTCAGTTCTCTTTTTGACGTTTTCTAACTTGCGTTGTGGTTGGATCGTTGATCTGCTGTCGTTTGTGGTTTGTGGGACTGGTTCCTGGCCTAGCGGAGTCACGAATAGTCACCAGTGTGCCATCCGTACTGGAGAAGGTTATGTCCTTGAGTGAGTGAGCGCACTGGTCTAAATGTGTCTGTTACCTGACCGTTAGCGATAATACTCAGGTGTGCCACAGCCTATCACTTATTAAGAGACATGTCAAAATTTACCACTGTGATGGCGGGTCTCTCAGTTTttctttacatatgtatatatataaaatttgttttttaaagtatttgtgctttacttttttgctttgaaataattacagattcaaGAGAGGCTGCAAAGAAAGGTGCACAGATGTGCTTGTGCCGTTTTCCCAGCACCCCCCGTGCTGAGCTCTTCCTCACTGGTAGTGCAGTAGCCAAGGAAGACGCTGGCACTGGTCAGCACGGAGAGCTTACTGACTCTTCACCACTTCTACACGCACTTGTGCATGTGCGTATGCGTGCGCAGCTCTCCACGATTTCCACACGTGTAGCTTCACTTTACCACCATAACCAAGAAACTCACCTGAACCAACCTGAGACTCCTTGCACGGCCCCCTTCTAGCCACACCCACACCACTCTCATCGCTGTCATGCTAGTTCACACGTGTTGTGTACATGAATCATGCCTAACGCACCCTTCTGAGACCAGCCTTCGCACTCGGCATAACTTCCTGGAGGTTCATCCACATGGTTGCTGAGTCACGCCCTATGACACGGGGTGGCCCACAGTCTGCTCATATAATGACCCACAGAAAGATGCTGGCGGTTTTGAGTTTGGGGTTATTTTCTATAAAGTCGCTATGGCATTCATGTCCATGTTCCTGCGTGTGTCTTCATTTCTCCAGGTAAATGCTCATGAATGTAATTGTTAGGTTGTGATATGTCAGGCAGGGGGCTCCAGAAAGAGACCTGATAGGAatatatagagacagagagatggggaggggaggaagagatgtCTCTTAAGCAATTGACCCATGCAACTGTGGGAGGTGGCGAGGCTGAAGTCTGCAGAGCAATTGGCAGGCAGGTGACTCAGCTTGTGTCGCAGCcttgagtccaaaggcagtctgcaGGCAGAATTCCTTCCCCTTTGGGAGACCTTAGTCTTTTCTCTTagggccttcaactgattggacgaggcccacccatGGAATGGCGgttaatctgctttactcaaagtctactgatgtaaatgttaatctcatctaaaaaacaccttcacagcaacacttACATGGGTGTTTAATCAAATGACTGGGCACCATCCTGGCCAggagacacataaaattaaccatcacacatggTAAATCAATTTCAGTCTTAAAAGGAACTATCGAACTCTTTTCCAGAGCGGCTGTATCATTTGACAGTCCTGCCAATAATGTATGAGTGattgtttctccacatcctcaccagcatatGGTGTTATCACTACTTTTTATTGTAACCAGCCTGAGGGGGGTGTAGCcatatctcactgtagttttaatttgcatttttccaatGGCTAATGGTATTggacatcttttcacatgcttatctGCCATCTGTATACCCTCTTCGGTGAAATGTCTGTGtatcttttgtttatatattttgaggctatGTTACTGGGTGATTACAAGTAGAGGGTTGTTACAGTTTACTGGTAAGTTAAGCTTTTTGTTATTAGGTAGTTACTCTTTCCACCACTAATACTATCTCTTGTctcaaaatctattttgttttatattaatacagCTACtgaagctttttgtttgttttttgggtatCATGATATTTTAGGTGTGTCTCCTGAAACGGCTTTGGATCCGAGTTTCTAAAAATCCAGTCTGACAACTTAATCTGTAACTAGTTTAATCCACTCACATACTTGTGATTATTGGTGTATCTCTGCCGTCTTACTATGTGTTTCCTGGATGTTGTGTCTTCTTCTTCAGGTGGAACGTCTTCCTTTTCGCatccccactccctgccctgcccttcttTGGAACATGTACAACGGACGCTCTTATAGTGCCTGGTTCTCCTGGTTACTTTCATGTACATACTTGATAAAGCTAACATCTTTCTCCTCCTTGTGAACAATAAAGACCCTAAGAatcccttatctcccacccccatgcCTGCTCACATGGCGTTACTGCTATTACTGCAGTTCTATCCCAGTGCCCCATACATAGATTAGcattgtgattattattataaacatttgcCGGCTACGTCCGCTTAGAATTCCCTGCACATTTAATGATGTATTTGGGATGGTCTTAAAATATGTCTACAgattggggcggccggatggctcagttggttacagcatgaactctgaacaacagggttgctggttcgattcccatatgggctagtgagctgcgccctccacaactagattgaagacaacgagctgccactgagctgccagaggggcagccagatggctcagttagttagagcgtgagctctcaacaaggttgccggttcaactcccacatgggacggtgggctgcgccccctgcaactaaagattgaaaatggcaactggacttggagctgagctgtgccctctacaactagacagAAGGataacgacttgacttggagctgatgggccctggagaaacacactgtccccgaatattccccaataaaaattttaaaataaaaataaaatgtctacagATTATTTGCTTCTCCTCCCTTGAAAAGATACAGCCTAATTCCCCCTCCACCCCTTGAGAAAGGACTGGCTGCTAATGAATAGAGTCAGGCAGCAGCAGCGACCCTGTGACTCGCTCAGTGACTGGGTCCTAATAGGCACATGGCTTCCTCCTGTCTGTTTCTCTTGGATCATTTGCTCCAGGGAGCCAGCCGCCACGCTGTGAGGACACTGTGCGGACAAGAAACCCAGACGCTTTGCAAACAGCCATGTGAGTGTGCTAGCGTGGAAGTGCAAGCAGCTTTTAGAGACCTGCATGCAGCCTCCTGAGATGCCAGTGGCTCCAAAACGCATGGAAACCACAAGAAAGTCGTTGTTGCTTTAAGTCACTGAGCTTCAAGTTCATTCGTTttgcagcaagagaaaatgaaCTCGTTCTTATTCCCCCCTTTTCccgcctcttccctccccctcactcCGGTTTAAGCCgttggttcaagccgttgtttctcagtctagttgtgtaggacacagctccctggcccaggctggtgttatgagccttgcgctcctccccctggctgaggcagtcggtcaccaggcGTCGGTTGGCcgttcacagcagctcatggcagctctcgccagctgctggccactcacgttGGCTACCGGCCACACAGACAGTAGCCCAcaacagcacacagcagctcacgatggctgccggccactcatggcagcacacggcagcccacaCTGGCTACTCACAgaggcacacagtagcccatggcagcccatgCCCACcaccagctgctcacggcagcccagctccagggagagctgttgttcacaatcttagctgtagaaggtgcagctcattggcccatgtggccCATAGGAGCTTCGcactccaatcacctgagccactgggccggccagCCCCAAACTCATCCTTATTTATGGCTCTTTGAACTTTCCCTTCTTTCTGCAGTCCTTCCTCTGGAATTCCTTATAATGAAGTTGCATTGCTGGTAAACTCAGATTTTGTtcgaaatgtttttattttgccctcaTTGTTGAAAGGCTGTTTCTCTGGGAATGGCCTCTGGGTTGATGGCAGTTCCTCTGGGTGCTTTGGGATGGAGCAGTCCCTTTGCGAGTAATGGTTTTCTGCCTCTGGACCCTTTTATGATCTTGTAAGagaaaatgtgcatttctttttatccttgcTGGCTGGGATTTGTTGGGATTCCTGGATCCAAGAATTGATGTTTTCAGACAGTTCTGGGAAAACGTAAGCCTTGTCTTCAGATATCGCCTTCCCCCCATCCCCTTTGAAGAAATACCACCAGGTGGACGGTCCTGCCTGCCCAACTCACCTTGCTATTTCCTGTCTTGCAGTTCTCTAAGTCTCTGCAGCTGTGCCGAATATTTCATCTTAAGTTTGGTCCACTTGAGGTTTCaattttaattgttatatatctttatttctagAAGTCCTGTTTTTATACTTTATCGGTCACCTTTAtagaacaaaatattatattttttatagcaTAAGAAACCACAAAGACTATTTCTTGTTCATGTTTTCAAGGACCTTTTATTTCCTTAGACATAAAAGTTTATCGTCTCTGACAATTCCATATCTGAAATGTCTAGTCTGCTGGCTCTGGTGGACTCCTTCCTTGTGATTTGTGAAAATTTGTTCACCCGGAGATGctcattttccttgaaatttgATCTACACCAAACCCTGAGGCCTTAAATTGCATTCCTCAGGAGCAGTGGTTCCCAACGGGGGCaaaccacccccccacacacacacagtctggagacattttgggggTGTGTGCACTGCTGGCATCTAGTGCAGAGGCCAGGGTGCTTGTCAATGTATTGGACTGAGCTGATTTACCCGACCTCACAAACATCACGGTGCAAGGCTGAGCCCTGCTCCAGAGATGTTTGCTTCTGCCTGTCACCTGGCCTTGCCAACCTGGGAACACTTGAAATCCTGCCCTTGAGGCCCCTAGGGCCACACAGGCAGTCAGCTGTCACCCTTCACGGAACACCAGGGCCAAGGGAGGCCACTTTCCCTGAGCCGCCTTTGCGTAGCTGGGCTGTCTTTGTACCTGAAGGGTGAGTTTCCTGTGGAAGGTCTCCTAACAAGTCTGGGAGCGTGGGGGCATCGCAGAGCCCACAGGCATGGCTGCACGCCTGCCCAGAGGCTGTGCCCTGGCTGTTTCGGCCCCTGCAGGTCCTTCATTGGATCCGTTTGGAGGGCTGGGCAGGCGCAAGCAAGGTGaagtggggggggtgggggtgtccaggCGGAATGGCGCTACAAAGCCGAGGTGTGAGGCCGACTGCAGGCGCAGCCCCGCACCATTTGGGCTTTGGGTCTGACCTGAGGGATGGAGTCATAGAAGGATTGGGAGCAGGAGAAGATGCACTTTTCAGTACTGGACATGTCAAGGGCTGCACTTGGAGGGCTTGGGAGCAGAGGGACACCTAGGAGGGTGGGCTCAGAGCCTGGGTTGGTTTGGGGCATTGGGCATGGGATAGGAGTAGGGAGGGGCAGATTGCCGACTTGGGGAGGTCCTGGTGGGCAGGCCTCAACCTGATGAccaggatccttccttgcctggCACTGGTCTAATGGCTGCACAGCAAGTCCACCTGGTTGGGGCTGCATCTTGCCCTTCAGGACTTGCCCTCCTTCCAGGAGAACCCACTCCCATCATCCAAACAGGGCAGCTTGCACGATGAGATGATTTGAGGCTGGCCTGGGACACTcgctgccaccccccaccccccagccctgaGCACGATGAAGGGTGTGGCTCAGTCCAAGTTGATGCTGGGTGTTtagcagagctggggctgggagggagcagCCAATCTGCACCCAGGACCCCTCCTCTGTGGCGGGGGTGCTCTCCGGGGCCCCAGGAGGCTGTGCACTGAACCACTCCAGGTGTGGGGGTCCCTGTGCTCCATACATACCCACACCACACTTTTGGAGCCCTCAACTGTACAACCCACCTATGTCATTGCACCCTCAGTATGAGAGTCTCCATGGAGACGGCACCAGGCCCCTCTTGGGGTCAAGGTACCTGTTAGCAGATCTggcctggtgggggtggggggttaccCCTGATGGGGACCCCCTGCCTCTCACGCTTCTCTTCCTGATTCCTGCAGCTACCCTTTTCAGAGCAGAAGTGTTCTCTCCCAGCCCAGACCTGGGGCCAagctggggcaggggaaggagggagagacaagTCCCCAGACCTGGGGACCATACACAGTGGGCCCTGCTACGCATGCTCAGCCTATACGGCACCTTGGGCATGTGTGGGAGGCCCAGGCCGACACCCACCTGAGCCACACCAGTGACCATAGCCTGCCCTGGCCAGGTGGCCTGGTGGGCCCAAGGTCCTGATCCTGGGTCACAGATTGCTCTGTGGGGCTCAGTCTGTGTGTCTTGGCCAGGAAGGATGATGGCTAACCCCAGTTGGTTTAGGGTCTGAAGTCTATGGAGGGGGCAAGCAGGCCATCGTTCCAGCCCCACTCCAGGAACCTTCAGCCTTGGCTCAGGTGTGCACCCTGACCACCATCCCCTGGGGCCCCCCTGGAACAAGGCACAGGTAGACACCCCCCTTAGAGCCATCCCCATCCCCTCCATCTTCTCCTGGTGGACAGCCCCCTAGCTCGGCGCCCATGGGTTGAGGGATGATGTCCTTGAGCCCCCAGGCCCAATCACCTGCAGGACACTCAGGTACCCAGCACACCCAGGGTCCCCTACTCCCAATTCCCATGTGAGACATCACAGTGGGGGCTCCAGGGCCCATGACCAGTGTGCATACAGCACCCTCTGCTGGCCACAACTGGAAGTGCAACCTAGTGTGACCAGCACAGTTTATTGGAGactccagatgggaggggagacAGGTCAGCTGTGCCACAAACCCAGGGATGCCTGAGATCTGGTAAACATGACCGGTCCTCCACTGTCCACTGACTGTGGCAGTATCAGCTTCAGGCTGTGCCTGCACAATGGAGTCCTACCCCAGGTTGGCCTCCCACTCCCCCCTGCCAGGACAAAGGAACATCCTGGGGGAGCAGCCCACCTGCTGGTTCCACCTGGGGTTGGGGGAATCTGGGGGAGCCCATACTGAGAGGAGGGAGGGCTATGTCCAGGCCAGCTAGGTGGCCTTCAGCCGGAGAGGTGGGGATCAGGGGGTGCCCAGCCAGGGCCAGCGCCAGGCCAGGCTGAGAGGCCCATGTCCATGCCTGTGGCCAGCTGGCCAGCTAGATGAAGGTGGAGTCCAGGGGCCCGGCATCCTGCTGGCTGAAGGCACGGGCCTCAAACAGCTGCTTGATGAGGGCAGATTTCTCCTGCTCCAGCTGCGTGATCCGTTCACTCTTGTCGGTCACCTCCTggcaggcgggggggggggggcagttagGGCCTGCCAGGCTGCCAGCTACCCCCTACACCCCTCCTGCGCCTCACCTGGGTGAGAAGCCGGTTCTGCTCTTTCAGCATGAGGATGGTCTGCTGCTGCCAGCCAGGgtccagggcagggcctgggggcccCAAGGAGGATGAGGGCAGAGCCTGCAGGAGGGTACCGTCAGGCAGGCCTGGCATTCCCCAGCTGAGCCTCCAGGACAAGCATGAGGGGTGAATGGCACCGAGCGGGGCCTAGACCCCAGTATAGGTGTGGGGTGGCCTGGGGCACTCACCCTGCTGGCACAGGCTGCAGCCAGCAGCTCCCCCAGGCACCGGGCCACCTCCTGTACCTTAGGCAGCAGTCGCCCCAGTGGGGGGGCGCTCCCGTCAGCCCCAAAGTCCTATAAGGAAAGCAGGGGAGGGTTGGTTAGAGGGCAGGGCCAGCCCAGGCTCAGCCACTGTGCCTTGAGGGAGTCCCCACAGGTGACACTCCTGCCTCTGGAAGTTAGTGCTCAGTCAAGAGGCAGGGCTGTTGTTGCTGGTGGGTGAGcatcatggggtgggggggatggtcCCCACACCCTGGATGGAGGGACAGCCACTGCCCAGGAACAGAGCGTTGTGGGGGAGGGTCAGACAGGTCACTCACGGTGCTGGCCCTGCTCTGGCCCAGCCGCTGGCGCTCCCGCACGCGCTGCAGCTGCTGCCGGCACCAATCGCGGCCCCTCGTCATCACCCGCAGGCCCTGTAGCAgcacctcctcctcctgctccagcTGTGTCACCTGCTCCAGCTGCCACATGCAAGGACCACGTGTACGTGCAGGTGAGCACGCCCACAGTGTGGGCACAGTGTGGGCCACGTGCACCCACCACACACGCACAGCCATGCACGCGAGCCCTCACGTTCCTGTAGAGGGAGCACAGCCGTTCCCTCTGCGGGGTCCCGGCCTCcgacagccccccacccccgggctTCCCCAGGGATGCAGGCACTGGGACCTCAGCATCCCTCCTGAGGCCAACTTAGCAGACGTGAGCTTTCGGAAATGGGCTGTGGAGGGGCCAAGCACATCGCCAGGGCCCATCCAGGCCACCTTCCACCTGACCTGACCCTGGGCCTCTCCTAAGGTATATTCAACTTTGGGTGGGGAGACAGGTTTAGAAGTGACCCATGTTCCTGCCATAGGCCACCCCCAGAACCCAGGCCTGGCTGCTCCCTCCGGTGGTCCAGGAGGCCAAGCATGAGGGCCGAGTCCAACCCTAGGCAAGATGGAGAGCCCCCTCATGGCCTCCCAGGACCCCTACTCACCAGGTCACAGTCCACGCCATTGGTGATGGTGTGCCTCCGCCGTTCCCCTCGGGCACGGGGGGCCCGCCGGGCATTTCCCATACCTAGTTCCCAGGCCCTGCAGGCCACTGTACCTGCAGCACAGGCGAGGGGCTGGCTCACCTCCAGGCCTGCCCAGCCAAGCTCAATCCCCGCAGCCTGGCTCCCAAGCCTGTCCCGGACCACCCTCCCACCAACCCTGGCAATGCAAAAGCTTAGTCCAGGCCTGCACGCGACTGTGGCCTTCAGCGACTCAGCCTCTCTGGGTCTCTCCCCATCTCAGTCCAGCCCCGGAGTCGGGCAGCAGCCTAGCCTGGCCCACACCTTGCCTCTGTGCATGGCTGAGATCTGGCTCCACTTGGGTCCCCACCTGCTCCCTTACATCTGCCTTGGGGGAGGGCCGTGTGGCTGCATGTCTGCACACACCACACAAACGTGCACACACTTGTGCTGGGTGTGAGGTGTGTGAGGCCACGAGCTTTTTACCCATCATTCCTCTGCACCCCCAGTGCCCACCTCGGGCTCAAAGGCTGTAGGGAGTGAGCGAGTAGGGCCTCTGGTCTTCCCCGCTCTTCTTCTTGTAGCCCGGCCTTTAAGGGTGAGTTCACACAGGCACAACgtgggggtgtgggtggtggAGACCTAACTTTTCCCAGGCAGGTGATCGCAGTACCGTTAGTCCTAGGCCTACGTGCAGACGTAGTGCACTCAGCAGGTGACCGAGAAGCTTCTGCAGCTCACACATCCACCTGCAGCCGGACGGCCAGGGCTTCTGTCTGACAGCCACCTGGAGGGCCAGCCAGcttctttggggggtggggggacattgTAGGACCCCCCCGGGAGGGGAGGAGTGGGGTGCAGGTGTGCAGGGCACCCTCCCCTGTCTTCCTAGCCTTACCCACCACACTAGACTTATCTTCAGAGGCCATGCTCCTTGCATTGGGCAATTGGAGTGGGTGGGTCCTGCAAGCAGGGGTACAGGTGTGCCTGGTAGGTACATGTTCAGAGGGATGGCACAAGGTGCTCTGTGGGCTGCAGAGTTCACGTTCCAACCTGTCGTGTGGCCGGCAGAGAAGATACaggcagagggaggtggggggggggacacaCACCAAACAGCTGCACAGTCTTCACTATCCATCCTGCAGAGCAGCTCCCGGGTCCCAGGATGACCATACACTGGACGTCCAGCTGCATGACCAGCAGGCAGACAGCACTGCCCCCATCAGGGCCTGAGTTAGTAGCCTGTACTTACCGGGCCTGGGCCAGGATGGGGTACACACTGAGCCCCGACAGGGGACAAAGAAGGAGGACCTGAAtctctgggggtgagggggactCTGTGTGTGTGGCTTTCTCTTCCTGGGGAGCTGACGGGGGTCTCAGAGCTCCAGATTTGGCACCCCAAGAGCCTGTCATGCTCTGTGTCTGGGCCTCTGCCATCATAGGTGATAGTGAAAACCCTGGCCTGAGGCTAACGCTGTCCCAAGATGGGTCATGGGGCTGGGGCATATGGCAGAGGCTGGGATCCAGCCAGGCTGGCAGAGTGGAGGCCAGCACAAAAAGGGTTGGAAACTGCCATG is from Rhinolophus sinicus isolate RSC01 linkage group LG04, ASM3656204v1, whole genome shotgun sequence and encodes:
- the SAPCD2 gene encoding suppressor APC domain-containing protein 2, encoding MAGAAMAEPSRGLPAAPSTEGLPRAFLQSLRTLFDILDDRRRGYVHLREIESRWQGADARELPCGVLEGLRQVAPASGYLTFERFVAGLRTSLLNADGGPRGPARAPTRVGVPAPTGSQLPPPPPPPQRLVFAPADEPRTVLERKSLPLGARPPAAGPGGAARSLDKLCGPAEAAPGLAEPERPQGAALERSPSADSGTVACRAWELGMGNARRAPRARGERRRHTITNGVDCDLLEQVTQLEQEEEVLLQGLRVMTRGRDWCRQQLQRVRERQRLGQSRASTDFGADGSAPPLGRLLPKVQEVARCLGELLAAACASRALPSSSLGPPGPALDPGWQQQTILMLKEQNRLLTQEVTDKSERITQLEQEKSALIKQLFEARAFSQQDAGPLDSTFI